One Hevea brasiliensis isolate MT/VB/25A 57/8 chromosome 5, ASM3005281v1, whole genome shotgun sequence genomic region harbors:
- the LOC110671102 gene encoding short-chain dehydrogenase TIC 32 B, chloroplastic yields the protein MSIFSLVTGWPGPSGFGSASTAEQVTEGIDASNLTAIITGGATGIGLETARVLALRKAHVIIAARNMENANEAKQFILKEVEDARVDVLKLDLASMKSVREFADNFIALNLPLNILINNAGIMFCPYQLTEDGLEMQFATNHIGHFLLTNLLLDKMKDTAKNTGIEGRIVNLSSIAHVHTYRNGIKFDNINNKRSYSDKRAYGQSKLANLLHVKELTRRFQEEGVNVTANAVHPGLIMTNLMKHSALLMRILKFFTFLLWKNVPQGAATTCYVALHPSLKGASGKYFVDCNEIKPSAFAMDELLARKLWDFSNKLISSASKA from the exons ATGAGCATCTTTTCGTTGGTCACAGGATGGCCTGGTCCTAGTGGGTTTGGATCGGCTTCTACTGCTGAGCAGGTTACAGAAGGGATTGATGCTTCCAATCTTACTGCTATTATCACTG GTGGAGCAACTGGGATAGGGTTGGAGACTGCAAGAGTCCTGGCTCTTCGTAAGGCTCATGTGATTATAGCAGCAAGGAACATGGAGAATGCAAATGAAGCAAAGCAATTCATTCTTAAAGAGGTTGAAGATGCCAGAGTGGATGTTCTGAAACTGGATTTGGCCTCTATGAAATCTGTCAGAGAATTTGCTGACAACTTCATTGCACTTAATCTACCACTTAACATCTTAAT CAATAATGCGGGTATTATGTTCTGCCCATACCAGCTTACTGAAGATGGATTAGAGATGCAATTTGCTACTAATCATATTG GTCATTTCCTCTTGACAAACCTTCTCCTGGACAAAATGAAAGACACTGCCAAAAACACTGGCATTGAGGGCAGGATTGTGAATTTATCATCAATTGCCCACGTCCACACTTACagaaatggaattaaatttgataatATCAATAATAAGAGAAg TTACTCTGATAAAAGGGCATATGGGCAATCCAAGCTAGCCAACTTACTTCATGTCAAAGAGCTTACCCGTCGCTTTCAG GAAGAGGGTGTGAATGTTACTGCCAATGCAGTCCATCCAGGACTAATAATGACCAATCTAATGAAACATTCTGCACTCCTGATGA GAATATTGAAGTTCTTTACCTTTCTGCTATGGAAGAATGTACCTCAG GGAGCAGCAACCACATGCTATGTGGCACTTCACCCAAGTTTGAAAGGGGCAAGTGGAAAATACTTTGTGGATTGCAATGAGATAAAACCAAGCGCATTTGCTATGGATGAATTGCTTGCAAGAAAACTGTGGGATTTCAGCAACAAGCTCATTAGCTCAGCTTCAAAAGCTTAA